The proteins below are encoded in one region of Candidatus Binatia bacterium:
- the waaF gene encoding lipopolysaccharide heptosyltransferase II, whose product MVAAAAARGAIFAGRPAFEPLVLARLPGARYLTAARTRRLALARELRALEPGAALLLPDSFSSALVAALAGIPRRIGYGAEGRGFLLTVRVPRAGRARSAPRAAEYRVLGEAAGLSVPPGEPSLAAAEGERALGMARLEAAGIGDGPVLVLAPGAAYGPAKQWGPERFAAVGAHVARSRGAALAIVGAGGDAGPAGETARLAAAAGARVANLAGATSIPELVGILDAALAVVSNDSGVMHLAAALGRPTVGIFGSTSPVWTASAAPWATSLYAEYPCSPCFRRTCPIGYGCLRSIEAEQGTKAVERLLGKERE is encoded by the coding sequence GTGGTCGCGGCCGCCGCGGCGCGTGGAGCGATCTTCGCGGGCCGTCCCGCGTTCGAGCCGCTCGTCCTGGCGCGTCTTCCCGGCGCGCGCTATCTCACCGCGGCGCGCACGCGCCGGCTGGCGCTCGCGCGCGAGCTGCGCGCGCTGGAGCCGGGCGCGGCTCTCCTCCTGCCCGATTCCTTCTCGTCAGCCCTCGTCGCCGCGCTCGCGGGCATTCCGCGCCGGATCGGCTACGGCGCCGAGGGGCGCGGGTTCCTGCTCACGGTGCGGGTCCCGCGCGCCGGAAGGGCCCGCAGCGCGCCGCGCGCGGCGGAGTATCGCGTCCTGGGCGAGGCCGCGGGGCTGTCGGTTCCTCCGGGGGAGCCCTCGCTCGCGGCGGCCGAGGGGGAGCGCGCGCTCGGCATGGCGCGCCTCGAGGCCGCCGGGATCGGCGACGGTCCGGTCCTCGTGCTGGCCCCGGGGGCCGCGTACGGTCCCGCGAAGCAGTGGGGGCCGGAGCGCTTCGCCGCCGTCGGCGCGCATGTCGCGCGCTCGCGGGGGGCGGCGCTGGCGATCGTGGGCGCGGGAGGCGACGCCGGGCCCGCGGGAGAAACCGCGCGGCTCGCCGCGGCCGCCGGAGCACGGGTCGCGAACCTCGCCGGGGCGACCTCGATCCCCGAGCTGGTCGGGATCCTCGACGCCGCGCTCGCGGTCGTCTCGAACGATTCCGGCGTCATGCACCTCGCGGCCGCCCTCGGCCGGCCCACGGTCGGGATCTTCGGCTCGACCAGCCCCGTCTGGACGGCGTCGGCGGCGCCGTGGGCGACGAGCCTGTATGCCGAGTACCCCTGCTCGCCCTGCTTCCGGCGAACGTGTCCGATCGGATACGGCTGTCTCCGCTCGATCGAAGCGGAGCAGGGGACGAAGGCGGTGG